A region from the Variovorax sp. RKNM96 genome encodes:
- a CDS encoding glutamate synthase subunit beta, whose translation MGKITGFMEHERIEEGYKPVDERVKHYKEFVVGLTPEQAKVQGARCMDCGTPFCNSGCPVNNIIPDFNDLVYRDDWQNAFAVLDSTNNFPEFTGRICPAPCEAACVLNVNDDAIGIKSIEHAIIDRAWDEGWVAPRVAKHKTGKKVAVVGAGPAGLAAAQQLARAGHEVTLFEKNDRIGGLLRYGIPDFKMEKTHIDRRVEQMKAEGVTFRTGVMIGAAKDPLGKGSKVTNLAKETITPEQLQKDFDAVVLTGGAEQSRDLPVPGRDLDGIHFAMEFLPQQNRVNAGDKVKGQLRADGKHVIVIGGGDTGSDCVGTSNRHGAVSVTQFELMPQPPEEENRPLTWPYWPIKLRTSSSHEEGCEREFAISTKEFIGEKGKVTGLKTVRVEWKDGKMQEVAGSEQILKADLVLLAMGFISPVATVLDAFGVEKDARGNARATVDFIGGYATNVPKVFAAGDIRRGQSLVVWAIREGRQAARSVDEFLMGFSDLPR comes from the coding sequence ATGGGAAAGATCACCGGCTTCATGGAGCATGAGCGCATCGAAGAGGGCTACAAGCCCGTCGACGAGCGCGTCAAGCACTACAAGGAATTCGTCGTCGGCCTGACGCCCGAGCAGGCCAAGGTGCAGGGCGCGCGCTGCATGGACTGCGGCACGCCGTTCTGCAATAGCGGCTGTCCGGTCAACAACATCATTCCGGACTTCAATGACCTCGTGTACCGCGACGACTGGCAGAACGCCTTCGCGGTGCTCGACTCGACCAACAACTTCCCCGAGTTCACCGGCCGCATCTGCCCCGCACCCTGCGAGGCCGCCTGCGTGCTCAACGTGAACGACGACGCGATCGGCATCAAGTCGATCGAGCACGCGATCATCGACCGCGCCTGGGACGAAGGCTGGGTCGCGCCGCGCGTGGCCAAGCACAAGACCGGCAAGAAGGTGGCGGTGGTGGGCGCGGGCCCGGCCGGCCTGGCGGCGGCGCAGCAACTGGCGCGCGCCGGCCACGAGGTGACGCTGTTCGAGAAGAACGACCGCATCGGCGGCCTGCTGCGCTACGGCATCCCCGACTTCAAAATGGAGAAGACCCACATCGACCGCCGCGTCGAGCAGATGAAGGCCGAGGGCGTGACCTTCCGCACCGGCGTGATGATCGGTGCCGCAAAGGATCCGCTGGGCAAGGGCTCCAAGGTGACCAACCTCGCCAAGGAAACCATCACGCCCGAGCAGCTGCAGAAGGACTTCGACGCCGTGGTGCTCACCGGTGGCGCCGAGCAATCGCGCGACCTGCCGGTGCCCGGCCGCGACCTGGACGGCATCCACTTCGCGATGGAGTTCCTGCCGCAGCAGAACCGCGTCAACGCGGGCGACAAGGTCAAGGGCCAGCTGCGCGCCGACGGCAAGCACGTGATCGTCATCGGCGGTGGCGACACCGGCTCCGACTGCGTGGGCACGAGCAACCGCCATGGCGCCGTGAGCGTCACGCAGTTCGAGCTGATGCCCCAGCCGCCCGAGGAGGAAAACCGCCCGCTGACCTGGCCCTACTGGCCGATCAAGCTGCGCACCAGCTCCAGCCATGAAGAAGGCTGCGAGCGCGAGTTCGCGATCTCCACCAAGGAGTTCATCGGCGAAAAGGGCAAGGTCACGGGCCTGAAGACCGTTCGCGTCGAGTGGAAGGACGGCAAGATGCAGGAAGTGGCCGGCAGCGAGCAGATCCTCAAGGCCGACCTGGTGCTGCTGGCGATGGGCTTCATCAGCCCCGTGGCCACCGTGCTCGACGCTTTCGGCGTGGAGAAGGATGCGCGCGGCAATGCCCGCGCCACTGTCGACTTCATTGGCGGCTATGCCACCAACGTGCCGAAGGTGTTTGCGGCGGGCGACATCCGCCGCGGCCAGTCGCTCGTGGTGTGGGCCATTCGCGAAGGCCGCCAGGCCGCACGCTCGGTGGACGAGTTCCTGATGGGATTCAGCGATTTGCCGCGCTGA
- the mlaD gene encoding outer membrane lipid asymmetry maintenance protein MlaD, producing the protein MQRTNNDIWVGLFVLIGAAALLFLALQSANLLSLNFQKTYTVTARFDNIGGLKPQTAVKSAGVVVGRVESIAFNDKAFQADVTLALQNRYSFPKDSSLKILTSGLLGEQYIGIEAGAEEKNLQAGDTITSTQSAVVLENLISQFLYSKAAEGGSNTAPGTANKK; encoded by the coding sequence ATGCAACGTACCAACAACGACATCTGGGTCGGCCTATTCGTGCTCATCGGCGCGGCCGCACTGCTGTTCCTCGCGCTGCAGTCGGCCAACCTGCTGAGCCTGAATTTCCAGAAGACCTACACGGTCACCGCGCGCTTCGACAACATTGGTGGTTTGAAGCCACAAACTGCCGTCAAGAGCGCTGGTGTAGTGGTCGGGCGTGTGGAATCCATTGCGTTCAACGACAAGGCCTTTCAGGCCGACGTGACGCTGGCACTTCAAAACCGTTACAGTTTTCCCAAGGACAGCTCGCTCAAGATCCTGACCAGTGGCCTGCTCGGCGAGCAGTACATCGGCATCGAAGCGGGCGCCGAGGAGAAGAACTTGCAAGCCGGCGACACCATCACCTCGACCCAATCGGCCGTGGTGCTGGAGAACCTGATCAGCCAGTTCCTTTACAGCAAGGCGGCCGAAGGGGGCTCGAATACGGCGCCGGGAACAGCCAACAAAAAATGA
- a CDS encoding STAS domain-containing protein, with product MLVLPTKLTHDEAPACMRMLQQGLKGQTDSSSTVVDATALAQFDSSALAVLLECRRESSALGRGFSVKGLSPRLRELAALYGVAGLLPAAP from the coding sequence ATGCTGGTCCTGCCCACCAAGCTCACCCACGACGAGGCCCCCGCCTGCATGCGCATGCTGCAGCAGGGGCTCAAGGGCCAGACGGACTCGTCGTCCACGGTGGTCGACGCCACCGCGCTGGCGCAGTTCGATTCCTCGGCATTGGCGGTGCTGCTCGAGTGCCGACGTGAATCGAGCGCACTGGGCCGCGGCTTCTCGGTCAAAGGCCTTTCCCCGCGCTTGCGCGAACTGGCCGCGCTGTACGGTGTCGCGGGCCTTTTGCCCGCCGCGCCCTGA
- the mlaE gene encoding lipid asymmetry maintenance ABC transporter permease subunit MlaE: protein MSWWKPADVGFSVRSHLANLGYGAKLFMRLVGPGAQIMRRFGLVRDQIHFLGNYSLAIIGVSGLFVGFVLGLQMYYALQRYGSSEALGLLVTLSLVRELGPVVAALLFTGRAGTSLTAEIGLMKADEQLSAMEMMAVDPVQRILAPRFWAGVITMPLLAAVFSAVGIMGGYVVGVLMLGVDPGAFWGQMQGGVDVWRDVGNGVIKSIVFGFTVTFIALLQGYEAQPTPEGVSRATTRTVVTASLAVLGLDFLLTAMMFSI, encoded by the coding sequence ATGAGCTGGTGGAAGCCCGCCGATGTCGGTTTTTCCGTGCGCAGCCATCTCGCGAATCTGGGCTACGGCGCCAAGCTCTTCATGCGGCTTGTCGGCCCGGGCGCGCAGATCATGCGGCGCTTTGGCCTCGTGCGCGACCAGATCCATTTCCTGGGCAACTACTCGCTCGCCATCATCGGCGTGTCGGGGCTGTTCGTCGGCTTCGTGCTGGGGCTGCAGATGTACTACGCGCTGCAGCGCTACGGCTCGTCCGAGGCGCTCGGCCTGCTGGTCACGCTGAGCCTCGTGCGCGAGCTCGGGCCGGTGGTGGCCGCCTTGCTTTTCACCGGCCGGGCCGGTACCTCGCTCACTGCCGAGATCGGGCTCATGAAGGCCGACGAGCAATTGAGCGCCATGGAAATGATGGCGGTCGACCCGGTGCAGCGCATCCTCGCACCGCGCTTCTGGGCCGGCGTCATCACCATGCCGCTGCTGGCGGCCGTGTTCAGCGCGGTGGGCATCATGGGCGGCTACGTGGTGGGCGTGCTGATGCTGGGGGTCGATCCGGGCGCCTTCTGGGGCCAGATGCAGGGCGGCGTCGATGTGTGGCGCGACGTCGGCAACGGCGTGATCAAGAGCATCGTCTTCGGCTTCACCGTGACTTTCATTGCGCTGCTGCAGGGCTACGAGGCCCAGCCCACGCCCGAAGGCGTGTCGCGCGCAACCACGCGCACGGTCGTGACGGCGTCGCTCGCGGTGCTCGGGCTGGACTTCCTGCTCACCGCCATGATGTTCAGTATCTAA
- a CDS encoding VacJ family lipoprotein, with protein sequence MKSIANSARWAIAAAALAIVAGCATGPNANPVDPFEPFNRGVTRFNDTVDNAVLVPVATAYQRVLPSMVRSGVDNFFNNLGDVWNLANNVVQLKLQGSAETFMRLNVNTFFGLGGLLDVATEAGIPRHEEDFGQTLGYWGVGAGPYIVLPVFGPSTLRDTAALPVDRLGDPVSQMNDVAWRNSLTVLHAVDTRSQYLRAGRLLGEAALDKYSFTRDAFLQRRRNQVYDGNPPDDGAGNSPADDGAGK encoded by the coding sequence ATGAAAAGCATAGCTAATAGCGCCCGTTGGGCAATTGCCGCCGCCGCTCTGGCGATTGTTGCCGGGTGTGCCACCGGGCCCAACGCCAATCCGGTCGATCCGTTCGAGCCTTTCAACCGGGGCGTGACGCGCTTCAACGACACGGTCGACAACGCGGTTCTCGTGCCGGTGGCCACCGCTTACCAGCGCGTATTGCCTTCGATGGTGCGCTCGGGTGTGGACAACTTCTTCAACAACCTGGGCGATGTCTGGAACCTCGCCAACAACGTCGTGCAGCTGAAGCTGCAAGGCAGCGCCGAGACTTTCATGCGGCTCAATGTCAACACGTTCTTCGGGCTTGGCGGCCTGCTCGACGTGGCGACTGAGGCGGGCATTCCCCGCCACGAAGAAGACTTCGGGCAGACGCTGGGCTACTGGGGTGTGGGCGCCGGTCCTTACATCGTGCTGCCGGTGTTCGGCCCGTCGACCCTGCGCGACACCGCGGCGTTGCCGGTGGACCGCCTCGGCGACCCGGTTTCCCAGATGAACGACGTGGCCTGGCGCAATTCGCTCACCGTGCTGCATGCCGTCGACACGCGTTCGCAGTACCTGCGCGCCGGCCGCCTGCTCGGCGAAGCGGCGCTCGACAAGTATTCGTTCACGCGCGATGCGTTCCTGCAGCGCCGCCGCAACCAGGTCTACGACGGCAATCCGCCGGACGACGGTGCCGGCAACAGCCCGGCCGACGACGGCGCCGGAAAGTAA
- a CDS encoding glutamate synthase-related protein, with the protein MTTAAEIEHLQKHGLYSGADEHDACGVGFVAHIKGEKSHAIVLQGLKILENLDHRGAVGADKLMGDGAGILIQLPDHLYREEMAKQGVTLPPPGEYGVGMIFLPKEHASREACEQEMERAIKAEGQVLLGWRDVPVNRDMPMSPTVREKEPLLRQVFIGRGNDVIVQDALERKLYVIRKTASANIQRLKLKHSKEYYVPSMSSRTVVYKGLLLADQVGTYYLDLQDKRCVSALGLVHQRFSTNTFPEWPLAHPYRYVAHNGEINTVKGNYNWMKAREGVMSSPVLGADLQKLYPISFAGQSDTATFDNCLELLTMAGYPISQAVMMMIPEPWEQHATMDPRRRAFYEYHAAMLEPWDGPASIVFTDGRQIGATLDRNGLRPSRYCVTDDDLVIMASESGVLPVPEQKIVRKWRLQPGKMFLIDLEQGRMIDDEEVKATLANSKPYKQWIENLRIKLDSVKAEPVAAPISQVALLDRQQAFGYTQEDIKFLMSPMAQAGEEGIGSMGNDSPLAVLSNKNKPLYNYFKQLFAQVTNPPIDPIREAIVMSLVSFIGPKPNLLDINQVNPPMRLEVSQPILDFADMAKLRDIGKYTQGKFKSYALDITYPLAWGDEGVEAKLASLCAEAVDAIKGGHNILIVSDRGVSPTQVAIPAVLALSAVHQYLVREGLRTTAGLVVETGSAREVHHFGVLAGYGAEAVHPYLAMETLAAMHADLPGDLSADKAVYNYVKAIGKGLSKIMSKMGVSTYMSYCGAQLFEAIGLNTETVNKYFTGTASRVEGIGVFEIAEEAIRMHKAAFSDDPVLAHMLDAGGEYAWRTRGEEHMWTPDAIAKLQHSTRSNNWNTYKEYAQLINDQNRRHLTLRGLFEFKIDPAKAIPVDEVEAAAEIVKRFATGAMSLGSISTEAHATLAIAMNRIGGKSNTGEGGEDPARYRNELKGIPIKQGDTLKSVIGAANVEVDLPLQDGDSLRSRIKQVASGRFGVTAEYLHSADQIQIKMAQGAKPGEGGQLPGGKVTEYIGKQRYAVPGVGLISPPPHHDIYSIEDLAQLIHDLKNTAPHASISVKLVSEIGVGTIAAGVAKCKSDHVVIAGHDGGTGASPWSSIKHAGSPWEIGLAETQQTLVLNRLRSRIRVQADGQMKTGRDVAIGALLGADEFGFATAPLVVEGCIMMRKCHLNTCPVGVATQDPILRKKFSGKPEHVVNYFFFVAEEVRQIMAQLGIRKFDDLIGRADLLDTRKGIEHWKASGLDFSRLFALPNVPADVARFHVENQDHGLDKALDVKLIEKSRPAIDKGEKVQFIEVARNVNRSVGAMLSGALTKVHPQGLPDDSIRIQLEGTGGQSFGAFLARGITLYLIGDANDYTGKGLSGGRVVVRPSLDFRGEAVRNTIVGNTALYGATTGEAYLCGVAGERFAVRLSGATAVIEGTGDHGCEYMTGGTVAVLGKTGRNFAAGMSGGVAFVYDEDGQFATRCNLSMVSLDKVLTSAEQTASVHRKIWHGGETDEAQLKKLLEEHHRWTGSKRARELLDNWAVSRTKFVKVFPNEYKRALGELHDRKVELASSGNNAHAGLEPHALVAPAATAAV; encoded by the coding sequence ATGACGACGGCTGCCGAGATCGAACATCTCCAAAAACACGGTCTGTATTCCGGTGCCGACGAGCACGACGCCTGCGGCGTCGGCTTCGTGGCCCACATCAAGGGCGAAAAAAGCCACGCCATCGTGCTGCAGGGCTTGAAGATCCTCGAAAACCTCGACCATCGCGGCGCAGTGGGCGCTGACAAGCTGATGGGCGACGGTGCCGGCATCCTGATCCAGCTGCCTGATCACCTCTACCGCGAAGAGATGGCCAAGCAGGGCGTCACGCTGCCCCCGCCGGGCGAATACGGCGTCGGCATGATCTTCCTGCCGAAGGAACACGCTTCCCGCGAAGCCTGCGAGCAAGAGATGGAACGCGCCATCAAGGCCGAAGGCCAGGTGCTGCTCGGCTGGCGCGACGTGCCGGTCAACCGCGACATGCCCATGTCGCCCACCGTGCGCGAAAAGGAACCGCTGCTGCGCCAGGTCTTCATCGGCCGCGGCAACGACGTGATCGTGCAGGACGCGCTGGAACGCAAGCTCTACGTGATCCGCAAGACCGCCAGCGCCAATATCCAGCGCCTGAAGCTCAAGCACAGCAAGGAATACTACGTTCCGAGCATGTCCAGCCGCACCGTGGTCTACAAGGGCCTGCTGCTGGCCGATCAGGTCGGCACCTACTACCTCGACCTGCAGGACAAGCGCTGCGTCTCGGCCCTGGGCCTGGTGCACCAGCGCTTCTCGACCAACACCTTCCCCGAGTGGCCGCTGGCCCACCCGTACCGCTACGTCGCCCACAACGGCGAAATCAACACGGTCAAGGGCAACTACAACTGGATGAAGGCGCGCGAAGGCGTGATGTCCTCGCCGGTGCTCGGCGCCGACCTGCAGAAGCTCTACCCGATCAGCTTTGCCGGCCAGTCCGACACCGCCACCTTCGACAACTGCCTCGAGCTTCTGACGATGGCCGGCTACCCCATCAGCCAGGCCGTGATGATGATGATTCCCGAGCCTTGGGAACAGCACGCCACCATGGACCCGCGCCGTCGCGCGTTCTATGAATACCACGCCGCCATGCTCGAGCCGTGGGACGGCCCGGCCTCCATTGTGTTCACCGACGGCCGCCAGATCGGCGCCACGCTCGACCGCAACGGCCTGCGCCCTTCGCGCTACTGCGTGACCGATGACGACCTGGTCATCATGGCTTCGGAGTCGGGCGTGCTGCCCGTGCCCGAGCAGAAGATCGTTCGCAAGTGGCGCCTGCAGCCCGGCAAGATGTTCCTGATCGACCTGGAGCAGGGCCGCATGATCGACGACGAGGAGGTCAAGGCCACCCTCGCGAACAGCAAGCCCTACAAGCAGTGGATCGAGAACCTGCGCATCAAGCTCGACAGCGTCAAGGCCGAACCGGTCGCGGCACCGATCAGCCAGGTCGCATTGCTCGACCGCCAGCAGGCCTTCGGCTACACCCAGGAAGACATCAAGTTCCTGATGAGCCCGATGGCGCAGGCCGGCGAAGAGGGCATCGGCTCCATGGGCAACGACAGCCCGCTGGCCGTGCTCTCCAACAAGAACAAGCCGCTCTACAACTACTTCAAGCAGCTGTTCGCGCAGGTGACGAACCCACCGATCGACCCGATCCGCGAAGCCATCGTGATGTCGCTGGTGTCCTTCATCGGCCCCAAGCCCAACCTGCTGGACATCAACCAGGTCAACCCGCCGATGCGGCTCGAGGTGAGCCAGCCGATCCTCGACTTCGCCGACATGGCGAAGCTGCGCGACATCGGCAAGTACACGCAGGGCAAGTTCAAGAGCTACGCGCTCGACATCACCTACCCGCTCGCCTGGGGCGACGAAGGTGTCGAAGCCAAGCTCGCGTCGCTGTGCGCCGAAGCGGTGGACGCCATCAAGGGCGGCCACAACATCCTGATCGTGAGCGACCGCGGCGTGAGCCCGACGCAGGTGGCGATTCCGGCGGTGTTGGCCCTCTCGGCCGTGCACCAGTACCTGGTCCGTGAAGGCCTGCGCACCACGGCCGGCCTGGTCGTCGAAACCGGTTCGGCGCGCGAGGTGCATCACTTCGGCGTGCTCGCCGGCTACGGCGCGGAAGCCGTGCATCCGTACCTTGCCATGGAAACGCTGGCAGCCATGCACGCCGACCTGCCGGGCGACCTGAGCGCCGACAAGGCGGTCTACAACTACGTCAAGGCCATCGGCAAGGGCCTGTCGAAGATCATGTCGAAGATGGGTGTCAGCACCTACATGAGCTACTGCGGCGCCCAGCTGTTCGAAGCCATCGGCCTGAACACCGAGACGGTGAACAAGTACTTCACCGGCACCGCCAGCCGCGTGGAAGGCATCGGCGTCTTCGAGATCGCCGAGGAAGCCATCCGCATGCACAAGGCCGCCTTCAGCGACGACCCGGTGCTCGCCCACATGCTGGATGCCGGCGGCGAATACGCCTGGCGCACGCGCGGCGAAGAGCACATGTGGACGCCCGACGCCATTGCCAAGCTGCAGCACAGCACGCGCTCCAACAACTGGAACACGTACAAGGAATACGCGCAGCTCATCAACGACCAGAACCGCCGCCACCTCACGCTGCGCGGCCTGTTCGAGTTCAAGATCGATCCGGCCAAGGCCATTCCGGTCGACGAGGTCGAGGCGGCCGCAGAAATCGTCAAGCGCTTTGCCACCGGCGCGATGTCGCTCGGCTCGATCAGCACCGAGGCGCACGCCACGCTCGCGATTGCCATGAACCGCATCGGCGGCAAGAGCAACACGGGCGAAGGCGGCGAAGACCCGGCGCGCTACCGCAACGAACTCAAGGGCATCCCGATCAAGCAGGGCGACACGCTCAAGAGCGTGATCGGCGCGGCCAACGTCGAGGTCGACCTGCCGCTGCAGGACGGCGACTCGCTGCGTTCGCGCATCAAGCAGGTCGCGTCGGGCCGCTTCGGCGTCACTGCCGAGTACCTGCATTCGGCCGACCAGATCCAGATCAAGATGGCGCAGGGCGCCAAGCCGGGCGAGGGCGGCCAGCTCCCGGGCGGCAAGGTCACCGAGTACATCGGCAAGCAGCGCTATGCGGTGCCGGGCGTGGGCCTCATCTCGCCGCCGCCGCACCACGACATCTACTCGATCGAAGATCTTGCACAGCTCATCCACGACCTGAAGAACACCGCGCCGCACGCGAGCATCAGCGTCAAGCTGGTGAGCGAAATCGGCGTCGGCACGATCGCGGCGGGCGTGGCCAAGTGCAAGAGCGACCACGTCGTGATCGCGGGCCATGACGGCGGCACGGGCGCCTCGCCCTGGTCGTCGATCAAGCATGCGGGCAGCCCGTGGGAAATCGGCCTGGCCGAGACGCAGCAGACGCTGGTGCTCAACCGCCTGCGCAGCCGCATCCGCGTGCAGGCCGACGGCCAGATGAAGACCGGCCGCGACGTCGCCATCGGCGCGTTGCTGGGCGCGGACGAATTCGGCTTCGCCACCGCGCCGCTGGTGGTCGAGGGCTGCATCATGATGCGCAAGTGCCACCTGAACACCTGCCCCGTGGGCGTGGCCACGCAGGACCCGATCCTGCGCAAGAAGTTCTCGGGCAAGCCCGAGCACGTCGTCAACTACTTCTTCTTCGTCGCGGAAGAAGTGCGCCAGATCATGGCCCAGCTGGGCATCCGCAAGTTCGACGACCTGATCGGCCGCGCCGACCTGCTCGACACCCGCAAGGGCATCGAACACTGGAAGGCCTCGGGCCTGGATTTCAGCCGCCTGTTCGCGCTGCCGAACGTGCCGGCCGATGTGGCCCGCTTCCATGTCGAGAACCAGGACCATGGCCTGGACAAGGCGCTCGACGTGAAGCTCATCGAGAAGTCGCGTCCCGCCATCGACAAGGGCGAGAAGGTGCAGTTCATCGAGGTGGCGCGCAACGTCAACCGCTCGGTGGGCGCGATGCTCTCGGGCGCTCTCACCAAGGTGCATCCGCAGGGCCTGCCCGACGACTCGATCCGCATCCAGCTCGAAGGCACGGGCGGCCAGTCGTTCGGCGCGTTCCTCGCGCGCGGCATCACGCTGTACCTGATCGGCGATGCCAACGACTACACCGGCAAGGGCCTCTCTGGCGGCCGCGTGGTGGTGCGTCCGAGCCTGGACTTCCGCGGCGAAGCGGTGCGCAACACCATCGTCGGCAACACCGCGCTGTACGGCGCGACCACCGGCGAGGCGTATCTCTGCGGCGTGGCCGGCGAACGCTTTGCGGTGCGCCTCTCGGGGGCTACGGCGGTCATCGAAGGCACGGGCGACCACGGCTGCGAATACATGACCGGCGGCACGGTCGCGGTGCTCGGCAAGACGGGCCGCAACTTCGCGGCCGGCATGAGCGGCGGCGTCGCCTTCGTCTACGACGAGGACGGCCAGTTCGCCACGCGCTGCAACCTCTCGATGGTGTCGCTCGACAAGGTGCTGACTTCGGCCGAACAGACCGCCAGCGTGCATCGCAAGATCTGGCACGGCGGCGAGACCGACGAAGCCCAGCTCAAGAAGCTGCTCGAAGAGCACCACCGTTGGACCGGCAGCAAGCGCGCGCGCGAACTGCTGGACAACTGGGCCGTGTCGCGCACCAAGTTCGTCAAGGTGTTCCCGAACGAATACAAGCGCGCCCTCGGCGAACTGCATGACCGCAAGGTCGAACTGGCGAGCAGCGGCAACAACGCGCACGCAGGCCTCGAGCCGCATGCGCTGGTCGCACCGGCTGCAACGGCCGCGGTCTGA
- a CDS encoding ABC transporter substrate-binding protein: protein MNNKILLQRRDVGRLVLAGALLLGAAVAFVRPAYAADEAPDALVKRLSSDVLETIKADSSIKAGDVNKIMLLVDSKIMPNVNFQRMTASAVGPAWRQATPEQQKRLQDEFKALLVRTYAGALDQVVDQTVTVRPFRGSADDKEVLVRTEIQGRGEPVQLDYRLEKTPGQGAGWKVYNLNVLGVWLVDTYRTQFAQEINKSGIDGLIAALASRNKSNTKG from the coding sequence ATGAACAACAAGATCTTGCTGCAACGACGTGATGTGGGCCGACTGGTCCTGGCCGGTGCCCTGCTGCTGGGCGCTGCCGTCGCCTTCGTCCGCCCCGCCTACGCTGCCGATGAGGCACCCGACGCGCTGGTCAAGCGCCTGTCGAGCGATGTGCTCGAGACGATCAAGGCCGACTCGTCGATCAAGGCCGGCGACGTCAACAAGATCATGCTGCTGGTCGACAGCAAGATCATGCCCAACGTCAACTTCCAGCGCATGACGGCTTCTGCCGTCGGCCCGGCCTGGCGCCAGGCCACCCCCGAGCAGCAAAAGCGCCTGCAGGACGAGTTCAAGGCCCTGCTGGTTCGCACCTACGCCGGCGCACTCGACCAGGTGGTCGACCAGACCGTCACCGTGCGTCCGTTCCGCGGTTCGGCCGACGACAAGGAAGTGCTGGTCCGCACCGAGATCCAGGGCCGCGGCGAGCCCGTGCAGCTCGACTACCGTCTCGAGAAGACGCCGGGCCAGGGCGCAGGCTGGAAGGTCTACAACCTCAATGTGCTGGGCGTCTGGCTGGTCGATACCTACCGCACGCAGTTCGCGCAGGAAATCAACAAGAGCGGCATCGACGGCCTGATCGCCGCGCTGGCCAGCCGCAACAAGAGCAACACCAAGGGCTGA
- a CDS encoding ABC transporter ATP-binding protein — protein sequence MPEKAPGFFIEMDPAAQPQPFVEFRDVTFGYGARAILDGVSFAVPRGKVTALMGASGGGKTTVLRLIGGQQRAQRGEVHFDGHDVGKFDNTALYAARRRMGMLFQFGALFTDMTVFDNVAFPLREHTQLSEALVRDVVLMKLDAVGLRGARDLMPSEVSGGMARRVALARAIALDPDLVMYDEPFAGLDPISLGTAARLIRQLNDTLGLTSIVVSHDLEETFRIADHVIILANGSIAAQGTPAEVRESADPLVHQFVNALPDGPVRFHYPGVSIEDDFGNVEGGRS from the coding sequence ATGCCTGAAAAGGCGCCCGGCTTTTTTATTGAGATGGACCCAGCCGCACAGCCACAACCCTTCGTAGAGTTTCGCGACGTCACGTTCGGCTACGGCGCGCGCGCGATCCTCGACGGCGTCTCTTTCGCCGTCCCGCGCGGCAAGGTCACGGCCCTGATGGGCGCCTCCGGCGGTGGCAAGACCACGGTGCTGCGATTGATCGGCGGACAGCAGCGGGCGCAGCGCGGCGAGGTGCACTTCGACGGCCACGATGTCGGCAAGTTCGACAACACGGCGCTCTACGCGGCCCGGCGCCGCATGGGCATGCTGTTCCAGTTCGGTGCCCTGTTCACCGACATGACCGTGTTCGACAACGTGGCGTTCCCGCTGCGCGAGCACACCCAATTGTCCGAAGCGCTGGTGCGCGACGTGGTGCTCATGAAGCTCGATGCGGTGGGCCTGCGCGGTGCGCGCGACCTGATGCCCAGCGAGGTGTCGGGCGGCATGGCACGGCGTGTGGCGCTGGCGCGCGCGATCGCGCTCGACCCCGACCTCGTGATGTACGACGAACCTTTCGCCGGCCTCGATCCGATCTCGCTCGGCACCGCCGCGCGGCTCATTCGCCAGCTCAACGACACGCTCGGGCTGACCAGCATCGTGGTATCGCACGATCTCGAAGAAACCTTCCGCATCGCCGATCACGTGATCATCCTGGCGAATGGCAGCATTGCCGCGCAGGGCACGCCGGCCGAGGTGCGAGAGAGCGCCGACCCGCTGGTGCACCAGTTCGTGAATGCGTTGCCCGATGGGCCGGTGCGCTTTCACTACCCGGGCGTCAGCATCGAAGACGACTTCGGCAATGTCGAAGGAGGGCGTTCATGA